Proteins from one Setaria italica strain Yugu1 chromosome V, Setaria_italica_v2.0, whole genome shotgun sequence genomic window:
- the LOC101768416 gene encoding trans-cinnamate 4-monooxygenase, with the protein MRTDVSLGLYTLQEQPPFQRANTTETHKNSEEGSVPAIHPGFVAMDLRFAEKLLIGLFASVVVAIAVSKLRGRKLRLPPGPVPVPIFGNWLQVGDDLNHRNLAALARRFGDIFLLRMGQRNLVVVSSPPLAREVLHTQGVEFGSRTRNVVFDIFTGKGQDMVFTVYGDHWRKMRRIMTVPFFTNKVVQQYRAGWEAEAAAVVDDVRADPSAATEGVVLRRRLQLMMYNNMYRIMFDRRFESMDDPLFLRLRALNGERSRLAQSFEYNYGDFIPILRPFLRGYLRICKEVKETRLKLFKDFFLEERKKLASTKAMDNNGLKCAIDHILEAQQKGEINEDNVLYIVENINVAAIETTLWSIEWAIAELVNHPEIQRKLRQELDAALGPGHQITEPDTHRLPYLQAVIKETLRLRMAIPLLVPHMNLHDAKLGGYDVPAESKILVNAWYLANNPDSWRRPEEFRPERFLEEERHVEANGNDFRYLPFGVGRRSCPGIILALPILGITIGRLVQNFELLPPPGQDKIDTTEKGGQFSLHILKHSTIVCKPRAF; encoded by the exons ATGCGCACGGACGTGTCCCTTGGACTCTACACTCTCCAGGAACAACCGCCGTTCCAGCGCGCCAACACAACAGAGACACACAAGAACAGTGAAGAGGGCAGCGTGCCCGCCATCCATCCCGGCTTCGTCGCCATGGACCTCCGCTTCGCGGAGAAGCTCCTGATCGGCCTGTTCGCGTCCGTCGTGGTCGCCATAGCGGTGTCCAAGCTCCGCGGCCGCAAGCTCCGCCTGCCTCCCGGCCCCGTCCCCGTGCCCATCTTCGGCAACTGGCTGCAGGTCGGGGACGACCTCAACCACCGCAACCTCGCCGCGCTGGCCCGCAGGTTCGGCgacatcttcctcctccggatGGGCCAGCGCAACCTGGTGGTGGTCTCCTCCCCGCCGCTGGCGCGGGAGGTGCTCCACACCCAGGGCGTCGAGTTCGGCTCCCGCACCCGCAACGTCGTCTTCGACATCTTCACCGGCAAGGGCCAGGACATGGTGTTCACCGTGTACGGCGACCACTGGCGCAAGATGCGGCGCATCATGACCGTGCCCTTCTTCACCAACAAGGTCGTGCAGCAGTACCGCGCCGGGTGGGAGGctgaggccgccgccgtggtggacGACGTGCGCGCCGaccccagcgccgccaccgaggGCGTCGTGCTCCGGCGACGCCTGCAGCTCATGATGTACAACAACATGTACCGCATCATGTTCGACCGGCGGTTCGAGAGCATGGACGACCCGCTCTTCCTCCGCCTCAGGGCGCTCAACGGCGAGCGCAGCCGCCTCGCGCAGAGCTTCGAGTACAACTACGGCGACTTCATCCCCATCCTCCGCCCGTTCCTCCGCGGCTACCTCAGGATCTGCAAGGAGGTCAAGGAGACACGTCTCAAGCTCTTCAAGGATTTCTTCCTCGAGGAGAGGAA GAAGCTAGCGAGCACCAAGGCCATGGACAACAACGGGCTCAAGTGCGCCATTGATCACATCCTGGAGGCGCAGCAGAAGGGGGAGATCAACGAGGACAACGTGCTCTACATCGTCGAGAACATTAACGTTGCAG CGATCGAGACGACGCTGTGGTCGATCGAGTGGGCGATCGCGGAGCTGGTGAACCACCCGGAGATCCAGCGGAAGCTTCGGCAGGAGCTGGACGCGGCGCTGGGCCCCGGCCACCAGATCACGGAGCCGGACACGCACAGGCTCCCCTACCTGCAGGCCGTGATCAAGGAGACGCTGCGCCTGCGCATGGCTATCCCGTTGCTGGTGCCGCACATGAACCTCCACGACGCCAAGCTCGGCGGCTACGACGTCCCCGCCGAGAGCAAGATCCTCGTCAACGCCTGGTACCTCGCCAACAACCCTGACAGCTGGAGGCGGCCCGAGGAGTTCCGGCCGGAGcgcttcctggaggaggagaggcaCGTCGAGGCCAACGGCAACGACTTCAGGTACCTGCCCTTCGGCGTCGGCCGCAGGAGCTGCCCCGGCATCATCCTCGCCCTCCCCATCCTCGGCATCACCATCGGACGCCTCGTCCAGAACTtcgagctgctgccgccgcctggcCAGGACAAGATCGACACCACCGAGAAGGGAGGCCAGTTCAGCCTCCACATCTTGAAGCACTCCACCATCGTGTGCAAGCCGAGAGCGTTCTAG